The Ooceraea biroi isolate clonal line C1 chromosome 3, Obir_v5.4, whole genome shotgun sequence genome contains the following window.
CTCGAATTTTTCGAAGAGCCTTAAATATTTGAACGCGTAAGGTTTACGTGAACAGCACCTCTTGTACTTTACTTTCAGGTATTATTGCGGAAGAGGTGCTCTATGCATGCGATGAGAATACCATAGCTGCGGCCGGCGGATCCGCCGCCGGCGGTGAACTGGGACTAGCTAATCCTGCCGTGCATTTCTTTAGGTAAATGAAATCTTGCAGCACGGATGGTGAGAATCTTGCGTGTCCCTCACAGCGAAGTAAATCTTTCGGGATTACGTTTTCCGTTACAGTCCGTCCAATTTTTGCTTCTCAGGGGTTTGCGCCATCGGAATTTGTCGGCCATTAGGCACGCAACGCAGAGGGGACTGCATCAGTTGCAGCAGCTTCACGGTGGGCACGGTCCCGATCACGGTAATCAGATAAAGGCCAAGGGTTCACCGCTGATGATTCAGGGCTTCAGGAGTAACCCGAAGGACCCCGAGAGTcacattttgtttttcgatATAGAAGCGCTGATAGGTAATGCAGCTTCTCGCATCTTTCGTGCGATTTCGTGTGATTTATTGTAGAGATGGTTgaagttttatttatctcaCGGTAATCTGTAACaatgatgtaattaatttttctgttgCAGTACAATTGCTCAGCGATGAGTACGGTGCGATGTCACCCGGTTCCTTAGAAGCACAGGGCCTGATTTCCGCCGCCGAGTACCAGAAAGTTGCAGCGCTCACTCAGTCCGCCAGTCCTGACGCGCACAAGAAGATTGTTGGTAAGCGTACCTTTgtttatgcaaattattaaattaagaacGAAGTATATCGTATCTGAAAATGTACATTTATGGTTAAGAGGATCACATTTTTTCACAGTTCCACGTGgctaagaattaatattaaaaatatctttattaatgtATCCTCCTTTATAGACTTTTTCGGTCGCGTCAAGGATAAGGCAGGCGATGTTGAACGAATATTGAAGGAGAAGGATCGTCACGGTACCGTGTTTTATTACTGTTATctgttttgcaatttttttgcaatttcgaAATTCAATCACCAGAGTCCGATAATGTTTGATACAGGCTGTAACTTTGTATATCGATATTTCCgcgcttttctttttcttagaaTACTGAAAatgtgttattaataatattattaatgatcaCTTGAAATTTTTCGTTCCCGAAATATATTAGTTTTCTTTGTTTGGTAATTACACTTCATGGAAATATGCAGCAGTTTCCTTTTTCCTAGCGGTCTtgaaaacagttttatttcttatatttacaattttaaatcCTCGACATGAGTTTGAGTTCTTTAATCtacagatttttaaatatatgttctCGGAGAGACGTATCTCTCTTATAATTCAATTCGGTGAATTGCTTCAGATTTCTTTTAGGTTCGAGTGttaaactttcttttataCACTTCTTCGATTAGTCACCTGGTAGCTGTTTTGTTACAATTGATTTTCTCGATTATCATGCTATCTAAAAGCAAATTTCTTTCTGTAGGTATATTGGCTAAAATGAAGGAGGGTGCGGAGAATGTGCACACTAAATTACAGGCTAAAGCAGAAAGCGTCGGCCTCAAGCCGTCGACATTTGACGGCAAAGGTTAGACATCGTGTCTTAGACCACGACAAATTTCTGTTTACAGTCACGGTGTGTCTCGCACGGACTTACCTTGTATTTTAGATTTTCCTCACTTACACTTTACGATTTTCACTCATCAATCGATAGAAGTCACGTTCAGCTTCTTCAAGATACTAAACGACCTCATACCCACTGTTTTGCGTAGATTATGTTGTTAACAATTCCATTATAGGATCATAAGTCACAAGTTACAGTCGTAATTATAGATACTAAGAGGCTCGCATAGTCAATAGttatcgaataaaaatatgaatatcgTTTACGTTTTAATTACTCTAGATGCACGCTTGAGAGTTTTCAAATTAGCATTTAATGTAACGCTTTCGCAGAATTATCACCGCTtggttttaattttgtaatgtgTATGTAAGATGTGTCTGTTCGGAAATTACACATTAACTGTTACTTACTACTATGTGCGTGTATTTCCAGTTACTCCACCAGAGCAACCGAGAACTGTGTagaaattttgtatttcattttttatttaccaaTTATTTTTAGTGAGTAGGCGTTTACGTTATGCAcctatttttttgtttaaattattattcttcgtCTTACTTTCGTTATAATTGTTTTGACGTTATTTCGATTTGTCGCGACGTTCATGTTTATTCGACCGTTTTACAGGCGAAAACTGGAGTAACAGCGATGCGGCGAAGAACAATTTGAAACGAAACGGTGCGTTTAGCGAACCAAACGCGACGATGGAAGTGGCACAGTTGCTTCTGAGTCTCTTGCACGCTTGGGGCATGGATCCAGACTTGGACCGAGTTTGCGAGGGAAAATTGGGTTTACTGCGGCCTATGGTTCCCGTTTCATTCGGTGTACTGTCCAAAGGAGGTGCGTTCGATTGCGAAAGGATGGCGTAtgttacttaaaaaaaaaatcggTTGTTTCaacttgtttttttaaattaaaaataatattttttaaaatacatatttatattcgcGATACGAAATATTTAGAAAGAGGGGCATTCATGTTGCAGGCTACATGTCATTACTACTACCCACCTGGCAAACGCAGCTTGAACCGGTCGGCGAACCTGCCACACAATTGGAGCAACGCTTACCAGCTGAACTGGTCAGGCAGGAGAGGCTCACTAGAGCTTTCACGGCGAGGGCACATTGGGAATTGTCGACGACTTTAACAAGCAATCATTTGTTGGCGGTGGTCGCTCTGGCGAACACTTTGATGTCAATGAACAACGCGACGTTTGTACCTGAGCAAGAACGAAACCGTAAGATGCACAGGTGAGTCTAAtcgcagaaaataattaaaatgtattatttaataaataaataaatgttacgcCAATACttcgatatttttagaatatttttattatatcggattagtttattaattttactatttatgAACACAGACCGGGCAACAGAGGAGCGATGAGCTGGAATAAAACGGAAGAGGAAAACGAAGAGATGTACACGGTACAGCAAGCGCAGATCAAGCAGGGTTGGTCTCTCTTGGCAACACTGCACTGCGTTTTGTTACCTGACAAGGTCGCGGTGCAGGGTGGCGCGAAGACTTTCAAGCGGCCACAAGTAGAGATGATGGCACGAAGGTGGCAACATCAGTGCGTGGAGGTTCGTTGTCAGATCTCATTTAgaatataatgttatttttatttagaataattatctaatttatttgTGGCGTGTGTCAGGGattgcaaaattatagatttatttCTTCGCCGAATAATATTGAACGATTATCGTTTAATCGGCTAATTCTATTTTTGTGACACTTCGTTCAGTATCCCTCTTCATTTTAGATTCGCGAAGCGGCGCAGGCTCTGCTGCTCGCTGAATTGGGCAGGATGGGCCCGAAGGGGCGCAAAGCGCTTGTCGATAACTGGTCGCAGTATTTACCGATGTACAGTACTCAGGAGCCTATCGCGCCGCAAACGCAGAACCAAAGTTCGGCACCTGGCAGCCCAGTGCCGCCGTCTGAATCGCAACCGGAGGAAGAagatgaggaggaggagctGGCGGAAGGTGAGCCCTTTCTTGAGAAGCACCGAAAAGCGACGAGTTAGTAACGAGCATTTTTCTCAGCAGAGATAAGTATAGCCAGGAAGCCGTCGAGCGTGGCAGAATTAAAGCGAAAGCAGACCACGGCGGTTGTGCTACTGGGCGTGATAGGCGCTGAATTTGGTCAGGATGTAACCACCGCGAATCAGAAGAGGGACAACGAGCAACGGCGGAAGAGCTCGATCGTCGAAGGCTTCGGCATAGGAAATAACAATCTCGCCAGGCACACCAGCATGGCGCTCACGCACTTATTGCACGCGCCTCACTCTCCGAAACTGCCGTTGCACACGGCGCTACGGAGGGCTGCGATTGATCTTATTGGTAGAGGATTCACCGTGTGGGAACCGTACCTCGATGTATCGAAGGTAAGATGAAGGTATTCCAGACTAGTGTTCAGAATaacaatgtaattattattactgaaccgaataaaaaacctaaagattgaaataataatttattaaaactggAACTTGAttgaattattgaattatcgaTGGCGCTTTTTGCCGCAGGTATTGCTGGGTCTGCTGGAAATGTGTTGCGACGCGGACAAATTAGTGCCAAGTCTGACCTACGGCCTTCCCCTTACACCGCAGGCCGACACTTGCCGTACTGCGCGCCACGCCTTGACGCTGATCGCCACCGCCAGACCAGCCGCCTTCATCACGACGATGGCACGTGAGGTAGCCAGGTTCAATACCCTCCAACAGAATGCCCAGACGTTAAATGTCAATTTAGGCACGAGCGTCTTGACTAGAGCAAAACCGGAAATTCTCAGGATCGTCGAACAGCTGATCGACAAGATGCAAAGCGAGATGAGCGATCTTCTTGTGGAGGTATTGAtttcattttttgttttaaacttaattaaaggtaattgttagaaaaagatttaaaaaggataaaaaaataaaacaaaaagatttaaggaTTTAAAAAGATGCAGGAGTATTccatatacataattaataccGTTTGCAGGTCATGGATATCATTCTACATTGCCTCGATCCAGGCCACTTGAAAATGAAACCCTTAAACGAAGTATTCCCGGCAGTGTGTAGATTTAATCAAGTAAGTTGCTACGACTGATTCGATAAGTGTGATTTTCTTACACCTAAAACGTATAAACGTTCATTTGTTTGAAAGGAAAATTAAAGCTTATTCTTTTCTCACCTACAGGTCAGTCACTGTCCGGCAACGCGCAGGATAGCAGTCGGTGGTCGCAATGGCCAGCTGGCGTTGTACGAATTGCGAGGTAACGTCAAATGTCAAACCGTCCCGGCTCATTCTGCACCAGTCACTGCTTTGGCCTTCTCACCGGAAGGAAAGTTCCTCGTCAGTTATTCCTGTTCCGAGAACAAACTCTGTTTCTGGCAAGTGAGTAAACGtgataaaactattttataatagtcagttctttttccctctttcgttattagcatttaattattacactaTTCCttgtaatatttgataaaaatattttcttcatcttaaaaatattttcttttttacattacTGGCTCTTTCGAAATTTCCAGCAAACTAGCAGCGGCATGTTCGGTTTGGGCAACTCGCAGACTCGCTGCGTGAAGTCTTACAGTACCGCGCCTATTAACGACGTGGCCCGGTTAAATCCCATGCGTTTGGCACGGTTGATCTGGATTAACAATCGCACGGTCACCCTGATGCTCGCTGATGGCTCGGAAACGCGTTTCAACGTTTGAATGTCCAGCAAGAATGTCAGCGTGGAGCTGCAGAACGAATTCGCTCGCAAGCGGAAGCAGTTCGCTCGCTCTTTTGCGTTGGCTGCATCGATCGAGCCTGGTTTACACAAACGTCTCTTGGCCGGCGGATTTTCCACGAGAAATAAACTAGTTCAACAGCATTGAAAGTTGAGGAATGTTTTTGCCAATGGATAGAAAAAACCAAATGAttccatatttattatatcaagctTTTAAAAGCATATcaatttagtattattttgaATTACGCAATTAAGTTAGCTGTAAGGGAATTCTGTGTAATCCGGGCTCCAGCGCTAACTTCGTTCGTTCTGTGTGAATCTTTTGATGTTTAGCTGATCGAAGCCGTTGGTGCAAGTCTAGTTAAAATAATTCGCGTCAACCAGGAGCGCCGTCGCCGATTCTGGCGCGCTCGTTGGTACTTAATTGATAATACTAGCACTCTGAACAATTGGGTTTCATTATGCACGTATGGCCGTCCGTTTCTCAAATCTCACCTACGGTGTCTCGTTTTGTTAGACAAATTAAACAGTTGTAAAGGCCGAACAGTCCTGCTGCGAAGACCGTATGTGCGATGGGGACGCGGATTATCGGCAATAGTTTCTACACGGGTTCCGCGTAATCCGAGAGATTGCGCGACGCGAATTTGTTCCTGAGGATTCCCCGGGAGTCGTGCTGCTATCTGTAAGATACATAGATTCGTTGCAATAGAAAGCTCCGCGAGGCGCTTTAGTTTTATCAATGATCGGGTATTTTGTCACACATAGATACTTATACGATAGATAGTAAGGATAGTTTCGatcgaaaaaattattagtcGCTTTTATTGGTTATCTCGAAGTGAGTGCACGAGTGGAACACGTTCGTGCCGCTGCATTGTATTAgcctgtacatatatatattgcttgAGGCCGTATCTTCGACTTTTGGGGAATCGAGCTCGCGTTTTTTCCTTGTTACTCGCTCCCTTGATCCTCATCGGAGCTCCTAGGTTCTCGAAATTTAGCTTGTTCATTGAGAAAATCGagttttaattgcatttttctttAGCCAGAAGTAAGTGAATTAGAGGAGAGCGGAAGAGGTGTATGTATAACCAGAAGATCGAGCACTAGAAAAGCTTTTTGCGACCACTCCGTCGCGTCTAACATCCGTCACGCTGATTTGACGAATATTCCACGATTGACTAACCGATATtagtatttatttcatcacttAGGGTAAGGCGAGGAGAATGCGAACGTTCGCTCCTCGAGATCTATCGTTTCTTCCGGAATAGTGATTTCTCTTTGTTTGTTGCGAGCGGGCGGAGAGTCGCATGTATGCGATATACGACGTAAGATAATTTATGCAATTGTTATGTATCGTGTCTCCTGCGCGCGGATTTGATGTATTACGCGCACCGCGTGCGCCGTAAATCGCGTGCAATATCTCCCTCTTTCTACAATTCAAGATTGCAAGAATTAGCCGGGAAAAACGGTTCCACCACGagtgcattatttatttatacaagttTGTAATTGTAACTTCTTCGATTTTTGAGGCGCGCGACTTACGGCTCATTCCGTGCGTTCTCTCGCAATTGATGACGGACGATGATTTCGTTGCCGAGGTTCGAGTGATCCCTCAACAGCATTGTTCTGGTATTAATAGAGCTTCAAACTATCCGCACAGAACAGCGATTTGAGGCGTCAATCAGTAAATAATccaatttgacaaaaattaattaatttgatttccataaaattgaaaggaaataaatccgataaataaaatcaacgaCGAAATCAACGTTCTCGCTCgttcatgttttatttaaacgaTTAGATCTGATTGAGAAATTGAGAAATTCTAGTCGCTTGCGTCCTGCGAAAAACTGTTCCGAACAGTGTGCGCTTGGTACTTTGCGCCAGATTTTGAAGGATTGCTCAACCACCGGGACAACTTGTCGCAACTCGAACGCGGGCGTTACGTCGGGTGTGGAAGCCATTTGAACACCGCCGCTTCCGCACCgtgcatgtatgtacatagaACCGAACTGCGCCTAATTGTatctatatatgtaattatttatgtgtatatTGTACCTCCGATTGTGCGCGTGCATTACGCAGCACTCTCTGTCCGGGTTGCCGAGTTCGATCCGGAGGAGTGGATTACACCGGATGACGTGCGATCATTCATCTGTCTCGTTTCGCTTGTAATTGTCGACGAACGTTAATAAAAGAAGGAATTCTGCACTTTGTTGTTCTCTGTTTTTTATTCACgtggattaaaaaaaaaacgaagtacAAAATGAAGCGATTAATTTTAGGACACCCCATAGTTCAGCTGCTTCGCGAGCGGGAACTTTTTCGGTGGAAAGAGACAGCATGATTGTTAGGCCTTGTCTCACTAACGTTG
Protein-coding sequences here:
- the LOC105277236 gene encoding WD repeat-containing protein 7 isoform X8, which translates into the protein MTAGTSLVVPIVLWGRIAPTHCISCVYLSRDQKTLVTGCYDGQICLWQVDPETLKMTPRCLLVGHTAPIMCLSRASVVMEQNFIVSSSESGEMCTWDLVDGKCREAVKLNNVHTQMLPYVSAGGEDVRLFCSGYYPEVLVMDPFSLEVLFTLSSRVNPDWISALHVLRPAKRKDDVVLALTTTGTVKVWTLLGHENRNSEPLYEHESKQIRCLNALAMTCCPYNQRTVLIVCSKYWQIFDAGDFSVLCSITAPRGERWMAGDFLAADRVILWSDEGHGYLYKLPAKILVQLDSKLKGKALSSSVADNKNFHTAGAEYDQPYLYCTLTQPGDKPLSCPPAMRLVTVQRQNKTLKYLLRGDSEGVVILWTVPEMTMQQLSQICQNDGSAPPALAPTIKTSLTAAWDAMKPPPVGILDQLDSGDGQGIKLTACIYLPQQSRLVVGREDGSIIIVPATQTVMLQLLHGNHQQYDDWPPHQVLLGHSGRVNCLLYPHGAAPRYDRTHLVSGSVDFAVCLWDLYAGTLIHRFCVHAGEITQLMVPPDNCSPRIQKCVCSVASDHSVTLLSLAERKCVVLASRHLFPVVTIKWRPLDDFMIVGCSDGAVYVWQMETGHLDRVLHGIIAEEVLYACDENTIAAAGGSAAGGELGLANPAVHFFRGLRHRNLSAIRHATQRGLHQLQQLHGGHGPDHGNQIKAKGSPLMIQGFRSNPKDPESHILFFDIEALIVQLLSDEYGAMSPGSLEAQGLISAAEYQKVAALTQSASPDAHKKIVGENWSNSDAAKNNLKRNGAFSEPNATMEVAQLLLSLLHAWGMDPDLDRVCEGKLGLLRPMVPVSFGVLSKGGYMSLLLPTWQTQLEPVGEPATQLEQRLPAELVRQERLTRAFTARAHWELSTTLTSNHLLAVVALANTLMSMNNATFVPEQERNRKMHRPGNRGAMSWNKTEEENEEMYTVQQAQIKQGWSLLATLHCVLLPDKVAVQGGAKTFKRPQVEMMARRWQHQCVEIREAAQALLLAELGRMGPKGRKALVDNWSQYLPMYSTQEPIAPQTQNQSSAPGSPVPPSESQPEEEDEEEELAEAEISIARKPSSVAELKRKQTTAVVLLGVIGAEFGQDVTTANQKRDNEQRRKSSIVEGFGIGNNNLARHTSMALTHLLHAPHSPKLPLHTALRRAAIDLIGRGFTVWEPYLDVSKVLLGLLEMCCDADKLVPSLTYGLPLTPQADTCRTARHALTLIATARPAAFITTMAREVARFNTLQQNAQTLNVNLGTSVLTRAKPEILRIVEQLIDKMQSEMSDLLVEVMDIILHCLDPGHLKMKPLNEVFPAVCRFNQVSHCPATRRIAVGGRNGQLALYELRGNVKCQTVPAHSAPVTALAFSPEGKFLVSYSCSENKLCFWQQTSSGMFGLGNSQTRCVKSYSTAPINDVARLNPMRLARLIWINNRTVTLMLADGSETRFNV
- the LOC105277236 gene encoding WD repeat-containing protein 7 isoform X6, producing MTAGTSLVVPIVLWGRIAPTHCISCVYLSRDQKTLVTGCYDGQICLWQVDPETLKMTPRCLLVGHTAPIMCLSRASVVMEQNFIVSSSESGEMCTWDLVDGKCREAVKLNNVHTQMLPYVSAGGEDVRLFCSGYYPEVLVMDPFSLEVLFTLSSRVNPDWISALHVLRPAKRKDDVVLALTTTGTVKVWTLLGHENRNSEPLYEHESKQIRCLNALAMTCCPYNQRTVLIVCSKYWQIFDAGDFSVLCSITAPRGERWMAGDFLAADRVILWSDEGHGYLYKLPANSVADNKNFHTAGAEYDQPYLYCTLTQPGDKPLSCPPAMRLVTVQRQNKTLKYLLRGDSEGVVILWTVPEMTMQQLSQICQNDGSAPPALAPTIKTSLTAAWDAMKPPPVGILDQLDSGDGQGIKLTACIYLPQQSRLVVGREDGSIIIVPATQTVMLQLLHGNHQQYDDWPPHQVLLGHSGRVNCLLYPHGAAPRYDRTHLVSGSVDFAVCLWDLYAGTLIHRFCVHAGEITQLMVPPDNCSPRIQKCVCSVASDHSVTLLSLAERKCVVLASRHLFPVVTIKWRPLDDFMIVGCSDGAVYVWQMETGHLDRVLHGIIAEEVLYACDENTIAAAGGSAAGGELGLANPAVHFFRGLRHRNLSAIRHATQRGLHQLQQLHGGHGPDHGNQIKAKGSPLMIQGFRSNPKDPESHILFFDIEALIVQLLSDEYGAMSPGSLEAQGLISAAEYQKVAALTQSASPDAHKKIVDFFGRVKDKAGDVERILKEKDRHGILAKMKEGAENVHTKLQAKAESVGLKPSTFDGKGENWSNSDAAKNNLKRNGAFSEPNATMEVAQLLLSLLHAWGMDPDLDRVCEGKLGLLRPMVPVSFGVLSKGGYMSLLLPTWQTQLEPVGEPATQLEQRLPAELVRQERLTRAFTARAHWELSTTLTSNHLLAVVALANTLMSMNNATFVPEQERNRKMHRPGNRGAMSWNKTEEENEEMYTVQQAQIKQGWSLLATLHCVLLPDKVAVQGGAKTFKRPQVEMMARRWQHQCVEIREAAQALLLAELGRMGPKGRKALVDNWSQYLPMYSTQEPIAPQTQNQSSAPGSPVPPSESQPEEEDEEEELAEAEISIARKPSSVAELKRKQTTAVVLLGVIGAEFGQDVTTANQKRDNEQRRKSSIVEGFGIGNNNLARHTSMALTHLLHAPHSPKLPLHTALRRAAIDLIGRGFTVWEPYLDVSKVLLGLLEMCCDADKLVPSLTYGLPLTPQADTCRTARHALTLIATARPAAFITTMAREVARFNTLQQNAQTLNVNLGTSVLTRAKPEILRIVEQLIDKMQSEMSDLLVEVMDIILHCLDPGHLKMKPLNEVFPAVCRFNQVSHCPATRRIAVGGRNGQLALYELRGNVKCQTVPAHSAPVTALAFSPEGKFLVSYSCSENKLCFWQQTSSGMFGLGNSQTRCVKSYSTAPINDVARLNPMRLARLIWINNRTVTLMLADGSETRFNV
- the LOC105277236 gene encoding WD repeat-containing protein 7 isoform X2 codes for the protein MTAGTSLVVPIVLWGRIAPTHCISCVYLSRDQKTLVTGCYDGQICLWQVDPETLKMTPRCLLVGHTAPIMCLSRASVVMEQNFIVSSSESGEMCTWDLVDGKCREAVKLNNVHTQMLPYVSAGGEDVRLFCSGYYPEVLVMDPFSLEVLFTLSSRVNPDWISALHVLRPAKRKDDVVLALTTTGTVKVWTLLGHENRNSEPLYEHESKQIRCLNALAMTCCPYNQRTVLIVCSKYWQIFDAGDFSVLCSITAPRGERWMAGDFLAADRVILWSDEGHGYLYKLPAKILVQLDSKLKGKALSSSVADNKNFHTAGAEYDQPYLYCTLTQPGDKPLSCPPAMRLVTVQRQNKTLKYLLRGDSEGVVILWTVPEMTMQQLSQICQNDGSAPPALAPTIKTSLTAAWDAMKPPPVGILDQLDSGDGQGIKLTACIYLPQQSRLVVGREDGSIIIVPATQTVMLQLLHGNHQQYDDWPPHQVLLGHSGRVNCLLYPHGAAPRYDRTHLVSGSVDFAVCLWDLYAGTLIHRFCVHAGEITQLMVPPDNCSPRIQKCVCSVASDHSVTLLSLAERKCVVLASRHLFPVVTIKWRPLDDFMIVGCSDGAVYVWQMETGHLDRVLHGIIAEEVLYACDENTIAAAGGSAAGGELGLANPAVHFFRGLRHRNLSAIRHATQRGLHQLQQLHGGHGPDHGNQIKAKGSPLMIQGFRSNPKDPESHILFFDIEALIVQLLSDEYGAMSPGSLEAQGLISAAEYQKVAALTQSASPDAHKKIVDFFGRVKDKAGDVERILKEKDRHGILAKMKEGAENVHTKLQAKAESVGLKPSTFDGKGENWSNSDAAKNNLKRNGAFSEPNATMEVAQLLLSLLHAWGMDPDLDRVCEGKLGLLRPMVPVSFGVLSKGGYMSLLLPTWQTQLEPVGEPATQLEQRLPAELVRQERLTRAFTARAHWELSTTLTSNHLLAVVALANTLMSMNNATFVPEQERNRKMHRPGNRGAMSWNKTEEENEEMYTVQQAQIKQGWSLLATLHCVLLPDKVAVQGGAKTFKRPQVEMMARRWQHQCVEIREAAQALLLAELGRMGPKGRKALVDNWSQYLPMYSTQEPIAPQTQNQSSAPGSPVPPSESQPEEEDEEEELAEEISIARKPSSVAELKRKQTTAVVLLGVIGAEFGQDVTTANQKRDNEQRRKSSIVEGFGIGNNNLARHTSMALTHLLHAPHSPKLPLHTALRRAAIDLIGRGFTVWEPYLDVSKVLLGLLEMCCDADKLVPSLTYGLPLTPQADTCRTARHALTLIATARPAAFITTMAREVARFNTLQQNAQTLNVNLGTSVLTRAKPEILRIVEQLIDKMQSEMSDLLVEVMDIILHCLDPGHLKMKPLNEVFPAVCRFNQVSHCPATRRIAVGGRNGQLALYELRGNVKCQTVPAHSAPVTALAFSPEGKFLVSYSCSENKLCFWQQTSSGMFGLGNSQTRCVKSYSTAPINDVARLNPMRLARLIWINNRTVTLMLADGSETRFNV
- the LOC105277236 gene encoding WD repeat-containing protein 7 isoform X1, whose protein sequence is MTAGTSLVVPIVLWGRIAPTHCISCVYLSRDQKTLVTGCYDGQICLWQVDPETLKMTPRCLLVGHTAPIMCLSRASVVMEQNFIVSSSESGEMCTWDLVDGKCREAVKLNNVHTQMLPYVSAGGEDVRLFCSGYYPEVLVMDPFSLEVLFTLSSRVNPDWISALHVLRPAKRKDDVVLALTTTGTVKVWTLLGHENRNSEPLYEHESKQIRCLNALAMTCCPYNQRTVLIVCSKYWQIFDAGDFSVLCSITAPRGERWMAGDFLAADRVILWSDEGHGYLYKLPAKILVQLDSKLKGKALSSSVADNKNFHTAGAEYDQPYLYCTLTQPGDKPLSCPPAMRLVTVQRQNKTLKYLLRGDSEGVVILWTVPEMTMQQLSQICQNDGSAPPALAPTIKTSLTAAWDAMKPPPVGILDQLDSGDGQGIKLTACIYLPQQSRLVVGREDGSIIIVPATQTVMLQLLHGNHQQYDDWPPHQVLLGHSGRVNCLLYPHGAAPRYDRTHLVSGSVDFAVCLWDLYAGTLIHRFCVHAGEITQLMVPPDNCSPRIQKCVCSVASDHSVTLLSLAERKCVVLASRHLFPVVTIKWRPLDDFMIVGCSDGAVYVWQMETGHLDRVLHGIIAEEVLYACDENTIAAAGGSAAGGELGLANPAVHFFRGLRHRNLSAIRHATQRGLHQLQQLHGGHGPDHGNQIKAKGSPLMIQGFRSNPKDPESHILFFDIEALIVQLLSDEYGAMSPGSLEAQGLISAAEYQKVAALTQSASPDAHKKIVDFFGRVKDKAGDVERILKEKDRHGILAKMKEGAENVHTKLQAKAESVGLKPSTFDGKGENWSNSDAAKNNLKRNGAFSEPNATMEVAQLLLSLLHAWGMDPDLDRVCEGKLGLLRPMVPVSFGVLSKGGYMSLLLPTWQTQLEPVGEPATQLEQRLPAELVRQERLTRAFTARAHWELSTTLTSNHLLAVVALANTLMSMNNATFVPEQERNRKMHRPGNRGAMSWNKTEEENEEMYTVQQAQIKQGWSLLATLHCVLLPDKVAVQGGAKTFKRPQVEMMARRWQHQCVEIREAAQALLLAELGRMGPKGRKALVDNWSQYLPMYSTQEPIAPQTQNQSSAPGSPVPPSESQPEEEDEEEELAEAEISIARKPSSVAELKRKQTTAVVLLGVIGAEFGQDVTTANQKRDNEQRRKSSIVEGFGIGNNNLARHTSMALTHLLHAPHSPKLPLHTALRRAAIDLIGRGFTVWEPYLDVSKVLLGLLEMCCDADKLVPSLTYGLPLTPQADTCRTARHALTLIATARPAAFITTMAREVARFNTLQQNAQTLNVNLGTSVLTRAKPEILRIVEQLIDKMQSEMSDLLVEVMDIILHCLDPGHLKMKPLNEVFPAVCRFNQVSHCPATRRIAVGGRNGQLALYELRGNVKCQTVPAHSAPVTALAFSPEGKFLVSYSCSENKLCFWQQTSSGMFGLGNSQTRCVKSYSTAPINDVARLNPMRLARLIWINNRTVTLMLADGSETRFNV